One window of the Athene noctua chromosome 5, bAthNoc1.hap1.1, whole genome shotgun sequence genome contains the following:
- the TNKS2 gene encoding poly [ADP-ribose] polymerase tankyrase-2 isoform X1 yields the protein MAGRRCAGGAAALAEAPGCGAAAEPARELFEACRNGDVERVKRLVRPENVNSRDTAGRKSSPLHFAAGFGRKDVVEYLLQSGANVHARDDGGLIPLHNACSFGHAEVVNLLLRHGADPNARDNWNYTPLHEAAIKGKTDVCIVLLQHGAEPTIRNTDGRTALDLADPSAKAVLTGEYKKDELLESARSGNEEKMMSLLTPLNVNCHASDGRKSTPLHLAAGYNRVKIVQLLLQHGADVHAKDKGDLVPLHNACSYGHYEVTELLVKHGACVNAMDLWQFTPLHEAASKNRVEVCSLLLSYGADPTLLNCHNKSTIDLAPTPQLKERLAYEFKGHSLLQAARESDVARIKKHLSLETVNFKHPQTHETALHCAAASPYPKRKQVCELLLRKGANINEKTKDFLTPLHVASEKAHNDVVEVVVKHEAKVNALDNLGQTSLHRAAHCGHLQTCRLLLSSGCDPSIVSLQGFTALQMGTESVQQLLQEGIPLGNSDADRQLLEAAKAGDVDTVKKLCTVQSVNCRDIEGRQSTPLHFAAGYNRVSVVEYLLQHGADVHAKDKGGLVPLHNACSYGHYEVAELLVKHGAVVNVADLWKFTPLHEAAAKGKYEICKLLLQHGADPTKKNRDGNTPLDLVKDGDTDIQDLLRGDAALLDAAKKGCLARVKKLCSPDNVNCRDTQGRHSTPLHLAAGYNNLEVAEYLLQHGADVNAQDKGGLIPLHNAASYGHVDVAALLIKYNACVNATDKWAFTPLHEAAQKGRTQLCALLLAHGADPTLKNQEGQTPLDLVTADDVSALLTAAMPPSALPTCYKPQVISVSQTTGSTADSLSSVPSSPSSLSAASSLDNLSGSFSELPSVVGTNSTEGATVLEKKEVSGVDFSINQFVRNLGLEHLIDIFEREQITLDVLVEMGHKELKEIGINAYGHRHKIIKGVERLISGQQGLNPYLTLNTSGSGTILIDLSTEDKEFQSVEEEMQSTVREHRDGGHAGGVFNRYNILKIQKVCNKKLWERYTHRRKEVSEENHNHANERMLFHGSPFVNAIIHKGFDERHAYIGGMFGAGIYFAENSSKSNQYVYGIGGGTGCPIHKDRSCYVCHRQLLFCRVTLGKSFLQFSAMKMAHSPPGHHSVTGRPSVNGLALAEYVIYRGEQAYPEYLITYQIMKPEATTEA from the exons ATGGCGGGGCGGCGGtgcgcgggcggggcggccgccttGGCTGAGGCCCCGGGCTGCggcgcggcggcggagccggcTCGGGAGCTCTTCGAGGCCTGCAGGAACGGGGACGTGGAGCGGGTCAAGCGGCTGGTGCGGCCCGAGAACGTGAACAGCCGGGACACGGCGGGCAGGAAGTCCAGCCCGCTGCACTTCGCCGCAG GTTTTGGTCGGAAGGATGTAGTTGAATATTTACTTCAAAGTGGTGCCAATGTCCACGCGCGGGATGATGGAGGCCTTATTCCTCTTCACAATGCTTGCTCCTTTGGTCATGCTGAAGTCGTCAATCTTCTCTTGCGGCATGGTGCAGATCCTAATGCTCGGGATAATTGGAATTACACTCCCCTTCATGAAGCTGCCATTAAGGGCAAAACAGATGTCTGCATCG TATTGCTGCAGCATGGTGCTGAACCAACCATCCGGAACACAGATGGAAGAACAGCTTTGGATTTAGCAGACCCGTCTGCAAAAGCAGTGCTGACTG GTGAATACAAGAAAGATGAACTCTTAGAAAGTGCCAG GAGTGGTAATGAAGAAAAGATGATGTCTCTTCTTACACCGTTAAATGTTAACTGTCATGCAAGTGACGGCAGGaag TCTACTCCTTTACATTTAGCAGCTGGGTATAACCGTGTAAAAATAGTACAGCTCTTACTGCAACATGGTGCTGACGTGCATGCTAAGGATAAAGG AGATTTGGTGCCACTTCACAATGCCTGTTCCTATGGTCATTATGAAGTAACAGAGCTTCTAGTAAAG CATGGAGCATGTGTGAATGCAATGGATCTGTGGCAATTCACCCCTCTGCATGAAGCAGCTTCTAAGAACAGGGTGGAAGTATGTTCTCTTTTGTTAAGTTATGGTGCTGACCCAACACTGTTGAACTGTCACAACAAAAGCACCATTGATTTGGCTCCAACACCCCAATTAAAAGAACGATTAGCAT atgaattCAAAGGTCACTCGTTGCTACAGGCTGCAAGAGAATCAGATGTAGCTCGTATAAAGAAACATCTTTCTTTGGAGACAGTGAACTTCAAGCATCCTCAAACACATGAGACAGCATTG cactgtgctgctgcatCTCCGTATCCTAAGAGAAAACAAGTATGTGAATTGCTGCTGAGGAAAGGAGCCAACatcaatgaaaaaacaaaaga cttcttgaCTCCTCTGCATGTGGCATCAGAAAAGGCTCATAATGATGTTGTTGAAGTAGTTGTGAAACATGAAGCTAAG GTTAATGCGTTAGATAATCTTGGCCAGACCTCTCTTCATAGAGCAGCACATTGTGGTCATCTTCAGACGTGCAGGTTGCTGTTGAGTTCTGGGTGTGATCCTTCCATTGTGTCTCTGCAGGGCTTTACAGCCTTACAAATGGGGACTGAAAGTGTGCAACAGCTACTACAAG aaggtATCCCGTTAGGTAATTCCGATGCAGATCGACAGTTGCTGGAGGCTGCAAAGGCTGGAGATGTGGATACTGTAAAA AAACTATGTACAGTTCAAAGTGTGAACTGCAGAGATATTGAAGGACGTCAGTCTACAcctcttcattttgcagctggaTATAATAGGGTATCCGTTGTTGAGTATCTTCTTCAGCATGGAGCTGATGTGCATGCAAAAGATAAGGG aGGACTTGTCCCTTTACATAATGCTTGCTCATATGGTCACTATGAAGTTGCAGAACTGCTGGTTAAACATGGTGCAGTTGTCAATGTAGCTGACTTGTGGAAATTTACTCCTTTGCATGAGgctgcagcaaaaggaaaatacgAGATTTGCAAACTCCTGTTACAG CATGGAGCTGACCctacaaagaaaaacagagatggAAATACTCCTCTGGACCTTGTTAAAGATGGTGATACTGATATACAAGACCTTCTTAGAGGAGACGCAGCTCTGTTAGATGCTGCAAAGAAAGGTTGTTTGGCCCGAGTAAAAAAGCTGTGCTCACCTGACAATGTCAACTGCCGGGACACGCAAGGACGGCATTCAACACCGCTACATTTAGCAG CTGGTTACAACAATTTGGAGGTTGCAGAGTACCTGCTACAGCATGGAGCAGATGTGAATGCACAGGATAAAGGAGGTTTGATTCCTCTGCACAATGCAGCATCTTATGGG catgTTGATGTAGCAGCTTTACTTATAAAGTATAATGCATGTGTGAATGCTACAGACAAATGGGCTTTCACACCTCTGCATGAAGCAGCCCAGAAAGGAAGGACGCAGCTTTGTGCCCTGTTACTGGCACATGGGGCTGATCCTACTCTGAAAAACCAAGAAGGACAAACACCACTGGATCTGGTCACT GCAGATGATGTCAGCGCATTATTGACAGCAGCAATGCCTCCTTCTGCCTTACCAACTTGCTACAAACCTCAGGTCATAAGTGTGTCTCAGACTACAGGTTCTACAGCTGATTCCCTGTCTTCTGTTCCATCCAGTCCATCAAGTCTGTCTGCTGCAAGTAGTCTTGACAATTTGTCTGGTAGTTTTTCTGAACTTCCTTCTGTTGTTGGTACAAACAGCACAGAGGGAGCTACCGTTCTGGAGAAAAAAGAAG TTTCAGGTGTAGATTTTAGCATAAATCAGTTTGTGCGGAACCTTGGCCTTGAACATCTAATTGACATATTTGAGAGAGAACAG ATAACACTGGATGTGTTAGTTGAAATGGGACACAAAGAATTGAAGGAAATCGGAATTAATGCTTATGGCCATAGGCATAAAATCATTAAAGGAGTTGAAAGACTCATTTCTGGACAGCAAG GACTTAACCCATACCTGACTCTAAATACTTCTGGTAGTGGAACTATTCTCATAGATCTTTCTACTGAAGATAAGGAATTTCAATCAGTAGAAGAAGAG ATGCAGAGTACTGTCCGAGAGCACAGAGATGGAGGACATGCTGGCGGAGTCTTCAACAGATACAACATCTTAAAG ATTCAGAAAGTGTGCAACAAAAAACTGTGGGAAAGATATACTCACAGGAGGAAAGAGGTCTCTGAAGAGAATCATAACCATGCTAATGAAAGGATGCTGTTTCATG GCTCCCCATTTGTGAATGCAATTATTCACAAAGGCTTTGATGAGAGACATGCCTATATAGGTGGCATGTTTGGAGCTGggatttattttgctgaaaattcTTCCAAAAGCAATCAATATGTGTATGGAATTGGAGGTGGCACTGGATGTCCAATACACAAAGATAGATCTTGTTATGTTTGCCACAG GCAATTGCTGTTTTGTCGTGTAACGCTGGGGAAGTCTTTCCTGCAGTTCAGTGCTATGAAAATGGCTCATTCTCCCCCGGGACACCACTCAGTTACTGGGCGACCCAGTGTAAATGGATTGGCATTGGCAGAATATGTCATTTACCGAGGGGAGCAG GCTTATCCAGAATACTTGATTACTTACCAGATTATGAAACCTGAAGCCACCACTGAAGCTTAA
- the TNKS2 gene encoding poly [ADP-ribose] polymerase tankyrase-2 isoform X2 — MAGRRCAGGAAALAEAPGCGAAAEPARELFEACRNGDVERVKRLVRPENVNSRDTAGRKSSPLHFAAGFGRKDVVEYLLQSGANVHARDDGGLIPLHNACSFGHAEVVNLLLRHGADPNARDNWNYTPLHEAAIKGKTDVCIVLLQHGAEPTIRNTDGRTALDLADPSAKAVLTGEYKKDELLESARSGNEEKMMSLLTPLNVNCHASDGRKSTPLHLAAGYNRVKIVQLLLQHGADVHAKDKGDLVPLHNACSYGHYEVTELLVKHGACVNAMDLWQFTPLHEAASKNRVEVCSLLLSYGADPTLLNCHNKSTIDLAPTPQLKERLAYEFKGHSLLQAARESDVARIKKHLSLETVNFKHPQTHETALHCAAASPYPKRKQVCELLLRKGANINEKTKDFLTPLHVASEKAHNDVVEVVVKHEAKVNALDNLGQTSLHRAAHCGHLQTCRLLLSSGCDPSIVSLQGFTALQMGTESVQQLLQEGIPLGNSDADRQLLEAAKAGDVDTVKKLCTVQSVNCRDIEGRQSTPLHFAAGYNRVSVVEYLLQHGADVHAKDKGGLVPLHNACSYGHYEVAELLVKHGAVVNVADLWKFTPLHEAAAKGKYEICKLLLQHGADPTKKNRDGNTPLDLVKDGDTDIQDLLRGDAALLDAAKKGCLARVKKLCSPDNVNCRDTQGRHSTPLHLAAGYNNLEVAEYLLQHGADVNAQDKGGLIPLHNAASYGHVDVAALLIKYNACVNATDKWAFTPLHEAAQKGRTQLCALLLAHGADPTLKNQEGQTPLDLVTADDVSALLTAAMPPSALPTCYKPQVISVSQTTGSTADSLSSVPSSPSSLSAASSLDNLSGSFSELPSVVGTNSTEGATVLEKKEGEVSGVDFSINQFVRNLGLEHLIDIFEREQITLDVLVEMGHKELKEIGINAYGHRHKIIKGVERLISGQQGLNPYLTLNTSGSGTILIDLSTEDKEFQSVEEEMQSTVREHRDGGHAGGVFNRYNILKIQKVCNKKLWERYTHRRKEVSEENHNHANERMLFHGSPFVNAIIHKGFDERHAYIGGMFGAGIYFAENSSKSNQYVYGIGGGTGCPIHKDRSCYVCHRQLLFCRVTLGKSFLQFSAMKMAHSPPGHHSVTGRPSVNGLALAEYVIYRGEQAYPEYLITYQIMKPEATTEA, encoded by the exons ATGGCGGGGCGGCGGtgcgcgggcggggcggccgccttGGCTGAGGCCCCGGGCTGCggcgcggcggcggagccggcTCGGGAGCTCTTCGAGGCCTGCAGGAACGGGGACGTGGAGCGGGTCAAGCGGCTGGTGCGGCCCGAGAACGTGAACAGCCGGGACACGGCGGGCAGGAAGTCCAGCCCGCTGCACTTCGCCGCAG GTTTTGGTCGGAAGGATGTAGTTGAATATTTACTTCAAAGTGGTGCCAATGTCCACGCGCGGGATGATGGAGGCCTTATTCCTCTTCACAATGCTTGCTCCTTTGGTCATGCTGAAGTCGTCAATCTTCTCTTGCGGCATGGTGCAGATCCTAATGCTCGGGATAATTGGAATTACACTCCCCTTCATGAAGCTGCCATTAAGGGCAAAACAGATGTCTGCATCG TATTGCTGCAGCATGGTGCTGAACCAACCATCCGGAACACAGATGGAAGAACAGCTTTGGATTTAGCAGACCCGTCTGCAAAAGCAGTGCTGACTG GTGAATACAAGAAAGATGAACTCTTAGAAAGTGCCAG GAGTGGTAATGAAGAAAAGATGATGTCTCTTCTTACACCGTTAAATGTTAACTGTCATGCAAGTGACGGCAGGaag TCTACTCCTTTACATTTAGCAGCTGGGTATAACCGTGTAAAAATAGTACAGCTCTTACTGCAACATGGTGCTGACGTGCATGCTAAGGATAAAGG AGATTTGGTGCCACTTCACAATGCCTGTTCCTATGGTCATTATGAAGTAACAGAGCTTCTAGTAAAG CATGGAGCATGTGTGAATGCAATGGATCTGTGGCAATTCACCCCTCTGCATGAAGCAGCTTCTAAGAACAGGGTGGAAGTATGTTCTCTTTTGTTAAGTTATGGTGCTGACCCAACACTGTTGAACTGTCACAACAAAAGCACCATTGATTTGGCTCCAACACCCCAATTAAAAGAACGATTAGCAT atgaattCAAAGGTCACTCGTTGCTACAGGCTGCAAGAGAATCAGATGTAGCTCGTATAAAGAAACATCTTTCTTTGGAGACAGTGAACTTCAAGCATCCTCAAACACATGAGACAGCATTG cactgtgctgctgcatCTCCGTATCCTAAGAGAAAACAAGTATGTGAATTGCTGCTGAGGAAAGGAGCCAACatcaatgaaaaaacaaaaga cttcttgaCTCCTCTGCATGTGGCATCAGAAAAGGCTCATAATGATGTTGTTGAAGTAGTTGTGAAACATGAAGCTAAG GTTAATGCGTTAGATAATCTTGGCCAGACCTCTCTTCATAGAGCAGCACATTGTGGTCATCTTCAGACGTGCAGGTTGCTGTTGAGTTCTGGGTGTGATCCTTCCATTGTGTCTCTGCAGGGCTTTACAGCCTTACAAATGGGGACTGAAAGTGTGCAACAGCTACTACAAG aaggtATCCCGTTAGGTAATTCCGATGCAGATCGACAGTTGCTGGAGGCTGCAAAGGCTGGAGATGTGGATACTGTAAAA AAACTATGTACAGTTCAAAGTGTGAACTGCAGAGATATTGAAGGACGTCAGTCTACAcctcttcattttgcagctggaTATAATAGGGTATCCGTTGTTGAGTATCTTCTTCAGCATGGAGCTGATGTGCATGCAAAAGATAAGGG aGGACTTGTCCCTTTACATAATGCTTGCTCATATGGTCACTATGAAGTTGCAGAACTGCTGGTTAAACATGGTGCAGTTGTCAATGTAGCTGACTTGTGGAAATTTACTCCTTTGCATGAGgctgcagcaaaaggaaaatacgAGATTTGCAAACTCCTGTTACAG CATGGAGCTGACCctacaaagaaaaacagagatggAAATACTCCTCTGGACCTTGTTAAAGATGGTGATACTGATATACAAGACCTTCTTAGAGGAGACGCAGCTCTGTTAGATGCTGCAAAGAAAGGTTGTTTGGCCCGAGTAAAAAAGCTGTGCTCACCTGACAATGTCAACTGCCGGGACACGCAAGGACGGCATTCAACACCGCTACATTTAGCAG CTGGTTACAACAATTTGGAGGTTGCAGAGTACCTGCTACAGCATGGAGCAGATGTGAATGCACAGGATAAAGGAGGTTTGATTCCTCTGCACAATGCAGCATCTTATGGG catgTTGATGTAGCAGCTTTACTTATAAAGTATAATGCATGTGTGAATGCTACAGACAAATGGGCTTTCACACCTCTGCATGAAGCAGCCCAGAAAGGAAGGACGCAGCTTTGTGCCCTGTTACTGGCACATGGGGCTGATCCTACTCTGAAAAACCAAGAAGGACAAACACCACTGGATCTGGTCACT GCAGATGATGTCAGCGCATTATTGACAGCAGCAATGCCTCCTTCTGCCTTACCAACTTGCTACAAACCTCAGGTCATAAGTGTGTCTCAGACTACAGGTTCTACAGCTGATTCCCTGTCTTCTGTTCCATCCAGTCCATCAAGTCTGTCTGCTGCAAGTAGTCTTGACAATTTGTCTGGTAGTTTTTCTGAACTTCCTTCTGTTGTTGGTACAAACAGCACAGAGGGAGCTACCGTTCTGGAGAAAAAAGAAGGTGA AGTTTCAGGTGTAGATTTTAGCATAAATCAGTTTGTGCGGAACCTTGGCCTTGAACATCTAATTGACATATTTGAGAGAGAACAG ATAACACTGGATGTGTTAGTTGAAATGGGACACAAAGAATTGAAGGAAATCGGAATTAATGCTTATGGCCATAGGCATAAAATCATTAAAGGAGTTGAAAGACTCATTTCTGGACAGCAAG GACTTAACCCATACCTGACTCTAAATACTTCTGGTAGTGGAACTATTCTCATAGATCTTTCTACTGAAGATAAGGAATTTCAATCAGTAGAAGAAGAG ATGCAGAGTACTGTCCGAGAGCACAGAGATGGAGGACATGCTGGCGGAGTCTTCAACAGATACAACATCTTAAAG ATTCAGAAAGTGTGCAACAAAAAACTGTGGGAAAGATATACTCACAGGAGGAAAGAGGTCTCTGAAGAGAATCATAACCATGCTAATGAAAGGATGCTGTTTCATG GCTCCCCATTTGTGAATGCAATTATTCACAAAGGCTTTGATGAGAGACATGCCTATATAGGTGGCATGTTTGGAGCTGggatttattttgctgaaaattcTTCCAAAAGCAATCAATATGTGTATGGAATTGGAGGTGGCACTGGATGTCCAATACACAAAGATAGATCTTGTTATGTTTGCCACAG GCAATTGCTGTTTTGTCGTGTAACGCTGGGGAAGTCTTTCCTGCAGTTCAGTGCTATGAAAATGGCTCATTCTCCCCCGGGACACCACTCAGTTACTGGGCGACCCAGTGTAAATGGATTGGCATTGGCAGAATATGTCATTTACCGAGGGGAGCAG GCTTATCCAGAATACTTGATTACTTACCAGATTATGAAACCTGAAGCCACCACTGAAGCTTAA